One Nitrososphaerota archaeon genomic window, CTGAGCCTGAACTGGAAACATCAGCGACAGCGATATCCACTCGAGCCATATTCCGCCTACTATTAGTGCGATCAATGCTACTGCATAAGTACTCTTCATTCTTTTCTACACTCCATGCAACGCGGTGATTGATAGCAGGCTCAGTGTAACAAGCAGTATCACTGCCACAAAGCCAAAGATCAAGAGCGACGAAATAGCCTTAGGCTCATCCTTAAGGTGCTGGAAGAACAGTGCAACGAGTACAGCTTTTACGCCTGCCAGGCCTATTATGGAAATGATAAGTAGCTGCCGCGGCATAGGTTGTCCTACCAGCATAAGTTCAAGAACAGTACTTCCCATTAATATCGCGAATATCACCGAATATATTATCACTCCCATTCCTTTCACCTAAATTAAGTAGAATAGCGGGAAAAGGAATATCCAGATGATGTCGACTATGTGCCAGTATAACCCATAGTTATGTATCGCCTCGCTACCATGTTCACCCAAGTGTCTGCCTTTGAGGGCTCCTCCTACGAGGATGGCCATCGCAACGAGTCCTCCAATCACGTGCCCCCCATGTGCTCCTGTAGTTACATAGTAGGTGCTCATGACGACTCCACTGTCGAAAGTGTGTCCCTCGTGGAACAGTTCTTGCCATTCGGTTGCCTTGTTGTAGAGGAACCAGAGACCAAGGAATATTGTTGCTAGCAGCGATCCCACTAAGCCTGCTTTCGATTCTTTCTTTGAATATACTAGTGCCAATACCGCGGTAAAACTACTTGTGAGCAGAATAAATGTATTGATCGCACCGTGCTGTATTAGAAAAATTGTGTCAATTGCGGGCCAATCTGGTGTCCCTGCTCTTATGAAGATATAGGCACCTATGAACGTTCCAAATAGTATTACTTCTGAAGCAAGAAATGTCCATACCCCCATTCTAACTCTTGCTACACTTTTGAACGGCCACCCCTCGGTTTCAGGGTCTTCATGTGATATGAATTTCTCTTTGGCAAAGCCATATAGCGCTAATCCTCCAAGTATGAATCCCATAAAGAGTATTGCGAGATACAGCATTCCCTCTATAAACGATGCCGCCGGGAGCAGAGTGATCCCTAGTATTCCAAAGATGAGGATAAACGCAGCTCCAGACAGTCCTATAGGCCAATGACTTATGTGGCTCTCCATTGTTGCATGCTCTGCGTGCGCGGAGCTAACAGTATGAGTTCCTCCATCAGCAAAAGTGGCGAGACCTGGTAAGTTCACCGTCCCGTCTGAAGAAAACCGTGGGATAACGTCAAAATCGTTCTGCGGAGGCGGTGAGGGAACTGCCCATTCTAGCGTCGAGCCATTCCATGGATTTGGTCCTGCAGATGCTCCTGTCTTCAGACTTTGGTAAAAGTTGTAAAGCATGATTATTTGTGCTAACCCAAAGACAAATGCGCCGATAGTTGACAAAAAGTTCGTGAACTCCCACTGAGGTTCCGTGAAAGTCACGATGCGCCTAGGCATCTCATAGTTCATGAACATCGGGAAATAGAGTAAAGTGAAGCCTATCACCGATAACGTGAAGTGAGCCTTGCCTAGCCCTTCGTCATACATCTTCCCAGTTATCTTTGGATACCAGTAATAGAATGCACCGAAGAGAGCAACAACGCCTCCACCAACCATTACATAGTGGAAATGTGCTACAACAAAGTATGTCCCTCGAAGCGCATAATCTAGGGCTACGGACCCCAAGTATACACCTGTTATACCACCTATAATGAATAGGACTATGGAGCCCAGAACAAACAGCATTGGTGTTTTGAGTCTAATCCTGCCCTTAACAAGCGATTCAAGCATGGCTATCGTTATAATGTCAAATGGTAAAGAGATAGCGATTGTACTCACAGTGAAGATTTTGGCCGCTAGCGGATCGTAACCAGTCACGAACATGTGGTGTCCCCAGACTCCAAAACTCAACAGGACTACGGCTATGAGTCCCATAAGGATGTATTTTCTACCGTAGAGCGGTCGTCTTGTAAATGTTGGTATGATGTCACAGACGGCCCCCACTGCAGGGAAAAGAACGATGTAAACTTCTGGATGGCCAAAGAACCAGAAAAGATGATCCCAAAGAAGCGCCCCTCCTTGCGGTGAGCCGAAATACATAGTGCCAAGCGTTCTATCCGCTACCAGCATAAGAGTTCCTGCGAGGAGTGATGGGAATGCATAAAGCATCATGAATACCGTTAAGAGGATTCCCCAAGAAAACATCGGCATATGCATAAGTTTCATGCCTGGAGCTCGCATCTTCATGATAGTTGTGATAAAGTTGACAGAGCCCAGTGTGATTGATACGATGAAGAGAATCAGGCCGCCGGCGAATATGCTGAGACCCGCTGTAGGCGTGAACCTAGCCGATGTTAGCGGAGAGTAGAGCGTCCAACCTGCATTTGGCAGAGTCGCAATAGAACTCATTAAGACCAGTACGCCACTAAAGAAGTATAGCCAATAGCTCAAAGCGTTGAGCCTAGGGAATGCAAGATCCCTTGCACCTATTTGTAGAGGAACGATCCAATTTGCAAATCCAAATGCAAAGGGCGACAAGAACCATAGTACCATTAATAGTCCATGTGTCGTAAATGCCTGATTGAATGCATCGCTTGTAAGGAAGTTATTGTTAGGTGCTGTAAGCTGCACCCTAAGAAGAAGTCCTAATACCCCTCCAACGAAGAGGAAGTATAGTGCTGTGACTATGTATAGTGTACCTATATCTTTATGATTAGTGGAGAATAGCCATCTCTGAATCGAGTAAGATGGCGGTAGCTGATGTCCCTCGCTCATGGTCTTGAAGCCTCACGAACCTGATGCTCAGCCTCTGCAGGCTTCGCCTTTGAATACCAGTCCTGAAATTCAGTTGGATCCATAACTATGAGTTTTGTCTTCATATACGCATGGCCAACACCACAGAACTCAAAACATGCGATGTTGAACTCGCCTGTTTCTTTTGCAACAAACCAGATTATGTTGGTCCTGCCTGGTATAGCATCCATCTTTATATTGAATTCAAGTATTCCAAAACTATGCGCGACATCAGGAGAAACAATTTTCAGTATTACCGGTTCATCCTTTGGCACTCTTAAGATGGTGTCCTCATAATTGTTTGGATAGATGAACTTCCAGCCCCACTGGAACGAATCCACTTGCACGTTAAGCGTACCAGCAGGAGGCGTGTTAAGCGTATCAATTGCACCGAATGTTCCGTTAAGCAGAAATGTCAAAATGATTATGGACATTGTTAAAGAAATTAAAACTGTCTTCAGGTGTCCTCTTTCTGCAGGAACCTTCCCAAGCATTGGAGCGTCTTGCGGTTCTGGTGTTTGCGAGCCTCTGTCCCTGTACTTAAGAATCAGTACTAGAAATAACGTGATCACTACAACTCCTACAAGGATTCCAAGCCAAGTAAACAAGCTAAAGAGTCCTTGGAAAATTTCGGCAGTATTCGAAACCATAATCAAAAACCACTACCTTTATTGGTTATTTAACAATTTCTGGTTTTCAGAAACACATCTGGTTTGCCATAATTCCCAGCTTTTTATATGCCTGCTCAGGGGGGGGGAATGCATGATCAGCACAAGAACAGTGGCCACCATCACAGCGATAATGATCTACTGCCTTATGATAATCGGTGCGTTCGTCAGGACAAGCGGTTACGGGCTTGCTTGCCCGGATTGGCCTACATGCAATGGGCAGATAATTCCTGAGTTTACAGTACCTGTCCTATCTGAATATATACACAGGATCGTCGCTGCCTTTTCAACGCTTTTTGTACTAATAACAATGGTGCTCGCAGTGAAGAGACACAGGGGTAGCAAAATTGCCATGTTCGCAATTCTCAGCTTTCTTCTCATAATTGGTCAGGTTATTCTTGGAATGATAACAGTGCTTTCAGAACTAAATCCTCTGATAGGAACGGCTCATTTAGCTTTAGCCACGGCTGTATTTGGTTCAGCAGTAATTACTGCAGTGCTTGCACGCACGCTTCCGACAACTTCGGATTAACCTTTTAAGCTTGGCTTTGTGCAGTTGGTAAAGAACTAATTTGTGGTTATTTCGCGTATTTGTTATCAATAAGCTTCAGCCAAGGCATTGCTTTAGACATGCCTTTATTGAAGTCAAACTATGATTATTGCGGGTGATTTGTGCTGTCATTGGAGCTGGCAACTGACTACATCCGCATTTCCAAACTGAAGATAGTTTCCTTGCTCGACTTTGTTGCCATCGCAGCGTTGCTCGTGGCTGCCGGGAGTAACATTTCTATTGAAACCTTGGCTATGCCTCTTGTAGCACTGTTTGTTGCAGGAACACTTTCGTCTGCAGGTGCTGGTGCGTTCAACGCGTACCTCGATCGAGATATTGATGCCATGATGGCGAGGACGATGAACAGGCCAATCCCTCTGGGAAGAATAAACCCTCCAATCAGGGCTCTTCAGTTTGGAGTTCTGATGATAGGAATTGCTGCCGCAGTTTCACTGTCACTGCTTAATTTTTTAAGTACTATAATGATACTCTTAGGTGCTTTTACTTACATCGTAATCTATACCATATTTCTAAAAAGAAGAACCACTTGGAACATTGTGCTTGGAGGGTTTGCAGGCTCTTTTGCCGCACTCGCAGGCTGGACTGCCGTACGTGATTCGATCGGAGGTGAGGCGATTCTTATGGCACTTCTGATATTTTTGTGGACACCCAGCCACTTCTGGAGCCTTGCGATTCTGACAAATAGGGATTATCAGAACGCTGGTATTCCCATGCTACCTGCAATAGTAGGAGAACGAAAGGCAAGTAGATATATCGTATTTAACACGCTTTTATTAATCCCCTTTTCGTTGCTATTTTACTTCTTGGGCTATAATGGCCAATTGTACCTTGCGATAACGAGCATTGTCGGAGCATTGTTATTGGTTACCAACTTGAGGATGCTTAAGGAACCTAGTAAGGAGAACTCATGGACTGCCTTTAAATTTTCTAGTCCGTATCTTGCACTAGTATTTACTGCTATGGTTCTCGACACGATATTTCGTTTCTAAAACTTATCAGAAAACGGGAATTTTTTTGCTTATTCAAAATTTATATAGGCTCTAAATAGTCAGTTTCGAAAGGTAGACAACATGGAATACGTGTATGCCGCTTTGCTATTGCACAAGTTAGCGAAGCCTGTTGATGAGGATGGAATTAAGAAGATAGTCTCAGCTGCAGGGGTTAAGCCTGATGATGTAAAGGTCAAAGCTCTAGTCTCCGCACTTGGTGAAGTCAATATCGACGAAGCTTTAAAGAACGCAAGCATGGCAGCCACAGCCGCTCCAGTAGCTGCAGCGACCACAGCCCCAGCGGCAGAGGGTAAGAAGCAGGAAGCACCAAAGGAAGAAAAACCTGCAGAAGAAGCTCTCGAAGGACTATCAAGCCTGTTCGGTTAGGAATATCTCCCAGATGTCTTGGGAGCGCTGTCTTTATTTTAGCTCTTTATTTTAGCTTAAATTTTACGAGTAGCCTTTCTTCTTTGCCAGGTCCATTACTGCTATAGCCTTGACCTCGCTATCTGCAAGAACAGCTCCAATTGTATCCTTTGATATATATCCAGCAACTACTGCAAGTGCCTTTGCACTCCTAAACGCTTTGCCAACTATTAACGGCGCACTTTCTTTTGTTACATATGCGCGTTCTACAGCAAGTCCCAATGCAGACCTGTAAGCCATTTGTAGCTCGTTCTGGTAAGCTATAGGGTCTATAGCGATATCCTTTGCATGGAAGAGCAGAGAGTCCATGTAAGCGGTATTGATGGAAATTCCCGCCTTGATGGGCTTCAAGTTTAGCCTTGACAAGAGACCCGCTAACGGTGCAGAGATTACGTCGCCTGGCTTTGCGACAATTGTATCTTTTGTGACAAATATGCTGCCAGTTTCAATCTTGGCAGGAACTTTAGCCTCCTTGAATTCACTTAGAACAGGGCCTGGAGGAATACCGGTGTTGCCTGCAGGGATGAAAATTTCATCGGTAGCTATGTCGCCGGCTCTGGCTGGTAAGTTGACTCTTCCCTTCTGCAGAATTAGATAGAGCTTAAAGGGATCCATGTCGGTGAAAAGCAGTGCATTCTGTCCCCTCAACTCCTTGAGCAGTTCATCTATATTGGGAATCTTCATCTTTGAGAGGGCAATTCTCGTGAGAGTGTTCTTGGGAACGACTATATCGAGCTGGCTCCTGAACGACTTCTTAAGCCCCATTATTTGCGCTGCTCGTACCTTACCTATCTTTGCTACAGCTATCACCTTGCGTTTTTTCGCAAGTCTAGTTACTCGTTCTATTCCTGCAACTTTCTTTGGCTTGTAGACTTTGGCCGCTTGCAACTCATTTTGCCTCCGTTACCAGCATCTTTGCTGGTTTTGACATCGAAAGCTTAACAAGAACCGATCGCATGTTTCCCTGCCCTCGGGGCAGCTTCTTTTCCAAGGCGCCTACCACTGCAAGTCCATTTTCTGCTATCTTGGCATCGGGCATGCCTTCTTCACCTATCTTTGTCGCAAAAGAGAGCTGCTGCCTCCCTTTTACCCTTGTGGCTGTCCTGTACCTTGATATCAATGCATCGATGGGTGCATTTGGAGGTACTGGTGTGGGCATCTTCCCTCTTGGACCCAAAATCTGACCCAGCGACTTGCCTATCTTAGCCATGAGTGCAGTTTCCGCAAGGAAGAAATCGTGTTCTTTGGCCAGTTTCCTTGCTTGGCGTTTGTTAGCTGCCAACTTGTCTAACTCGTCGGAACTTATGACCTTGTCGGCCTTTGCGCGCTGCGCTTTCAGTGCAAGGTCTCCACCAGCGAATACAGCAACCTTAGCAACCTTAGGAAGAGGATTTGGGAGAAAAACTACCTCGTTTATGTTCAGATCCACTTTTTTGGCATCTATGTCTTTGAGGGTTACGAAGAGCTCTACTGACTGCGAAAATTTCTTCTTCTCGCTGGAGGAGCGGGTCTTTCCCACTAACTCTGTCAGATTACTGGCGGTAATCAATTCATAGCAACCCTAATTGTAAATGTATTCGGTTCTCCATGATGTTTAGCCTGATTTTATAAACCTTGAACCTATTCTTTGAATGCTTTATCCCATTTACCTTCATCTATCTGGCTCAGCACTTCCCTTGGATCCTGATTCTCGACCTTTATGCCCATGCTTACACATGAACCAACGACTTCCTTGGCCCCAGCCCTTTTTGTAAAGGCATATGACTGGTCTGACTTTAGCTTAGCTATCTTGACTACCTGCTCCATTGTAAGGTTCCCTACAAGGTTGGCCTTTGGCGTCCCAGAACCCTTAGGAACTCCTGCCTCCTTTGCTATTAACGCTGCTGCAGTAGGGACGCCTACCTCCACATTAAACTGCTTGTTTGAAGTATCGACATTGATCTTTACTGGCACTCTCATCCCTGAATAGTCCTTTGTCTTCTCGTTGATTTCTTTGATTATCATCATGACGTTGACTCCAAGAGGACCTAGTGCTGGCCCCAGAGGAGGTCCTGCAGTAGCTTCTCCTCCAACCACTAGTGCAGAAATTGTCTTCTGTTCTCCCATTATGCTTTCGCCTTTGCCTTTTCAATCAACCTTAGCGAGTTGATATCGGTTGTAACGGGCATCTGGTAAGGGGCATCAAGCAGTATGAATGTAGCGTCATTCTTCTCGACCCTGCTGATCTTTGCTCGCATACCCTTGAAAGGCCCAGCAACAACCTCTACGATGTCGTCTCGCCCAAACTCTTGAGCAGAAACCTTAGGTGCTAGGAACTTCTGAATGTCCTCAAACATTATGTTACCCGGTATCTTGCTCTTGATATGCTTGAAGCCTACTATTGCATCATCTACCGCCTGCGCGTTTGGAGCTTCAAAGAATACGTAGCCTTTTTGATGTTCAAGAACCAAAATTGCATAGATAGACTTGCCTTTTAGTTGGGCCCTGCTTCCGACAAAGCTTGCCACGCTCTTCTCTTGCCCTCCCGTCGTCTTTACGGCGTAAATTCTGCTCGGTACGACTAGCTCGCTCATGCAGATCTAACCCTGCAGTCTAAGAAGGGCTCCTAGAAGTTGTATGATATAACCCATAGTGCCCACTACGGCTACACCCAAAAGGGTCAATTTCATGTAGAGGAAGAACTCCTCCTTGTCTGACTTGTGGGCGAGCTTTAGCGTCTGCGCCATAGCTCGTAGAAATCCTCCCATGTCTGCCATTTCAATTCTTCTCCAAAAGTGTGAACTGCCTTTAATATATCCTTTGCATCTATTGCTTCCACTGCGTCGACATCTTCTTGCCCTTTGTGCGCATCTTCTTCCTTACTGACTTCCATGACATCTCGGTTCTTGCAAGCAAGTATTCATGAGCTATTTATCCGATTGAGATTAGGGTTATTTGACCTCCGCATCTAACATATCTTATCAAATTCCAGCAGGGGGTACCCCTCTGGTTAGCTTCGAGTTTTCAGCTGCTAGTAAAGCTAATAGAAGTAATCAACCTTTAGCAACGCTTATCCGCTTGAAATCTTTACCTTAATACACTAAATGGAAATTACAGCTCTGGGAGCTGCAAGGCAGGTTGGGCGCTCTGCATTTCTGCTCCACGGCAAAAGCACAAACGTTCTGTTGGATTTTGGTGTCCAAATGGAAAGGGAGCCAGTCTTTCCCATTCATGTCCAGCCAAAAGACATCCATGGAATCCTGCTGAGCCACGCCCATCTTGACCATTCGGGAGCAGCACCGGTATTCTACCTTTCAGAAGGTGTCGACCTGTATACTACTCCTCCAACCGCAGAGTTCACAAAGTTATTGATTGAAGATTTCATCAAAGTTTCAGGTTTTTACCTTCCCTTCGAATACATCGATCTCCTGACGATGTTCAAGAGAACACATTACGCTGATCTGTACGAAGTCTTCAAGATTGGAGAGTTTACCGTCCAGTTCCTTGACGCTGGGCACATACCGGGAAGCGCTTCAATGATCGTAGAAGCCGATGGTAAGAGGCTCCTCTATACTGGCGACATAAACGGAGCTCAAACGATGTTGCTTAACGGCGCTGACTATAATTTTGGAGAATTAGATGCTATAATTACTGAAAGCACTTACGCATTGTCAGACCACAAGCCAAGGCATGAGGTTGAGAAGGAGTTTGTCGATTTCGCAAAAGAGATTGTAGAGGGAGGAGGAACATTACTGGTTCCAGCATTCTCCGTAGGGAGGGCTCAGGAAATTGCCTGCGCGTTAAGGGCTGCGAAGTTTCCTTATCCCGTAGCGATGGATGGAATGGCTCTGAAGGCAAATGAAATCCTGATGCGACATCAGGAATACCTCAAGGATCCAAAGGAGTTCAGGAGGACTCTGGAAAATATTGACGTCATGGAGAACTGGCCACAGAGGAAGAGGATGGCAAAGACCCCATCCGTAATAATAGCACCTGCAGGGATGCTCGTTGGAGGATTGGCCGTGTTTTATAACGAAGAGATAGCAACCAAGGATAGAAATGGAATCGCGATAGTGGCATTTCAAATTCCTGGTACTCCGGGCAGAACATTGCTCGAAAAAGGAATCACTCTTATCAGAGGGAAGCCGAAGAAGGTGAAAGCTCAGGTGAAGAGGTTCGACTTTTCATCTCACAGCGGAAGGAAAGAACTTTTTGAGATGCTGAAGGCGGTAAAGGGAAGCCCGAAGGTCATGGCTGTGCATGGAGAGGAGGAGTATTGCACAAAATTTGCTGCGGATGTAAAGGAGCATTTTGGCTTTGATGCTGTTGCTCCATCTGCAGGCGATGTGATTAAGATTTAGTACTCTTCTACTTCCAGTTTGGATTCTTTTATCAGTGCTTCTGCCTCGTCTTTGCTTGCTATGTAAGTGTATAGAGTGTTCTTTGTCCTCAACTTTAGCTTCACCTTGTCGTCTTTCCTAACAACTTTTAGGAAGCTTGCGCTTGGAACTAGTTTCTTGAATTCGTCTGTTGAATTGATTTGCTTAGGCATATTCTAACGCAAAAAGAAACTGATACATCTACTTTGCGCTTTACTTGGAGGTCAAAACTGCACATCGGACATAATTCTGTTTTCTTGATTATAATGGAAAGGCGATGGCGAGGTTAAAAGAATAGAGTATGAATCTATGTATGGGTTTCCATGAGCTGTAAAGTAAATGTTACCCTGCATGGATGATTTTATAAACTCAGAATGAATACTACGATTATGCGTAAGACACCAGATTTACCTGTCCCTGTTCAAAGAGGGAGGAAACTCTTCTGGAACCCCTAGGAGGTCGACCAACTATGACAACCAAAACAGCAGAAACAAATACCAAACAGACGGCGGCCGCAAGCACAGTCAGGCTTCACCGGGTGCTCAAAGCGCCGCCAGAACGCATCTATAAGGCGATTCTTGACCCGGCCGCGAATTCCAAATGGCTCCCGCCGCATGGTTTTACATGCACGGTCCACCATCTTGATGCTAAAGTAGGCGGTACCTATAAGATGTCCTTCACGAACTTCTCCACCGGGAAAAGCCACTCCTTCGGTGGCAAGTACCTCGAGCTGAAGCCAAGCGAACGCATTGTCGCGATCGACATGTTCGGCGATCCCAACCTCCGTGAGGAGATGCGGACCTCGTATACACTGACCAAAGTCTCCGTTGGCACGGAGGTGAACATCGTGCAGGAAAATATCCCAACGGTGATTCCACCAGAGGCCTGCTACCTTGGTTGGCAGGAGTCGCTGGAGCTTCTTGCGAAACTCGTCGAGTCTGAAATTCCCGATCAATAAAGTGAAACAACGTGCAGGCTAGCAAGTCGCTCCAGCCACCGGCCCTTCCGCCGCTTCGCGGGCAAGGATAGAAATGCAAAGTGTAAAAGACATGGAAGCAAAACAACGTGAAGAACTACTCAGAGCATTGAAAGCCCGTTTTGAGGAAAACATGTACCGCCATAAAGGTCTTGAATGGGCGAAAATACAAGCAAAGCTGGAAGCTAATACTGAAAAACTGCGGTCACTCGATGAAATGGAAAGAACTGGCGGTGAACCGGATGTTGTTGGTCATGATAAAAAGACGGGCGAATACATTTTTTATGATTGTTCAGCGGAAAGTCCTAAAGGCCGCAGAAATGTCTGTTACGACCGTGAAGGGCAGGAGACGAGGGAAAAACAAGGGGTACGTCCAGGAGGTAACGCTATTGATATGGCAGCTGCCATGGGCATTGAGCTTTTAACGGAAGAACAATATCGAGAGTTGCAGAAACTTGGAAATTTCGATACGAAGACGTCGAGCTGGGTGAAAACACCTTCTGATATTCGAAAACTTGGCGGCGCCATCTTTGCTGATCGTCGCTATGGCAATGTCTTCGTGTATCATAACAGTGCACCCTCTTTCTATAGCGCTAGGGCGTTCCGTGGTTCGCTAAAGGTCTAAATTTGGACTTGGGTCAGGTTTTCCATGTCTCTTAACTATCCAATATCCACTTATCCGTGCTTAACATATTCAGGATTCACAAGATACAGAGGTATCTTCCCAAGTAAAACATCTGCAAGGTTCTTTCCAGCGACCTCTCCCATCTTGTACCTTGCGGCCTCCGCTGCACTTCCCATATGGGGCGTCAGCAATATATTCTTAAGAGTGAGTAGAGGGCTATTCTCAGGCAGAGGTTCCCGCTCAAAAACGTCCAATGCTGCTCCTGCAATCCTTTTCTTTTTCAAAGCATTGTAAAGGGCATCTTCATCGACTATAGGCCCTCTAGCAGTATTTATCAAAAAGGCTGTCTTCTTCATCATGGCTAACCTCTTACCATCAATAAGATGATAGGTTTCTTTGCTGAGAGGTACATGAATTGAAAGGAAATCAGACTCTTTAAGCAGTTGATCAAACGTTCTATTTTTCGCACCTATAATGCGCTCATCCAGCAATCTATGTCTGCTGTGATACAAAATTTCCATCCCAAATCCTGCAGCCCTCTTTGCAACGGCTCTACCAATTCTTCCCATGCCGAGAATGCCTAGTTTCTTGCCTGCAAGATCGCTTCCAAGCATGAACTTCGGAGACCAAGCCTCCTTCCATCTTCTCTGCATCACCAAGTCATGCCCTTCTGCAATTCTTCTTGCAATGCCCAACAGCAGCGCAAATGTCAGGTCAGCAGTGGCATCAGTAAGGACATCAGGCGTATTAGTTACCGCTATCCCCCTCTCGGTCGCTTCCTTAACATCGATATGATCATAGCCTACGCTGAACGTGCTTACTACCTGCAGGTTTTTAGCTGCCATAAGAATTTCTTTGTCTATTTTATCGGGGATCGAGCATAATATTCCGTGCTTGTCTCTGACGAGAGATTTCAACTCGCCGTAAGATAGGTTCTCGTCTTTTTCCCTGTAATTCAACTCGAACTGCTTCAGAGTTTCTTTTATTGGTCCCGGAAAGGTTCTTGTAACTAGAACCTTCTTAGCTGAGCTGCTTCTTGCCAAGGAAGACCCCGGGCCTTCCAACGACTCTGCCTATAATAGAAGAATGCAGCCCCTTGTCGTGCAACGCTTTGATTATCCCGTTAGCCTCCGCTTTTGAGCTCACAATGCAGAAGCCGACTCCCATGTTGAATGTCTTGTACATCTCCTCTTTCCTTATCTTCCCTTCCTCTTGTATGAAGGAGAATATCTCTTGGAGCTCTGGCATCCTTTCTAGGCTGAAACCGATTGAACTGCTGGGTGATATTCTGGTTAATTTTGTAAATCCTCCTCCAGTTATGTGAGCAAGGCCTGCAACATTGAATTCTTCCATGAGCGAAACTATTTCCCTGCAGTAGATTCTAGTAGGCTTGAGCAGTTCGTCGCCAATCCTCAACTTTGAATTCGGTATCCTCCCATTGAGAGGATGTTTCTGCAGGACCTTTCTTGCCAGAGTAAGGCCGTTGGAGTGTATCCCAGAGCTTTCTATCCCGATTATTTGGTCTCCTTCTTTGATCTTCTCGCCAAGAACCAGTTTCTGCTCTTCAACAGAGCC contains:
- a CDS encoding protein translocase SEC61 complex subunit gamma, with amino-acid sequence MADMGGFLRAMAQTLKLAHKSDKEEFFLYMKLTLLGVAVVGTMGYIIQLLGALLRLQG
- a CDS encoding transcription elongation factor Spt5, with the translated sequence MSELVVPSRIYAVKTTGGQEKSVASFVGSRAQLKGKSIYAILVLEHQKGYVFFEAPNAQAVDDAIVGFKHIKSKIPGNIMFEDIQKFLAPKVSAQEFGRDDIVEVVAGPFKGMRAKISRVEKNDATFILLDAPYQMPVTTDINSLRLIEKAKAKA
- a CDS encoding 50S ribosomal protein P1; the protein is MEYVYAALLLHKLAKPVDEDGIKKIVSAAGVKPDDVKVKALVSALGEVNIDEALKNASMAATAAPVAAATTAPAAEGKKQEAPKEEKPAEEALEGLSSLFG
- a CDS encoding cytochrome C oxidase subunit I, with product MSEGHQLPPSYSIQRWLFSTNHKDIGTLYIVTALYFLFVGGVLGLLLRVQLTAPNNNFLTSDAFNQAFTTHGLLMVLWFLSPFAFGFANWIVPLQIGARDLAFPRLNALSYWLYFFSGVLVLMSSIATLPNAGWTLYSPLTSARFTPTAGLSIFAGGLILFIVSITLGSVNFITTIMKMRAPGMKLMHMPMFSWGILLTVFMMLYAFPSLLAGTLMLVADRTLGTMYFGSPQGGALLWDHLFWFFGHPEVYIVLFPAVGAVCDIIPTFTRRPLYGRKYILMGLIAVVLLSFGVWGHHMFVTGYDPLAAKIFTVSTIAISLPFDIITIAMLESLVKGRIRLKTPMLFVLGSIVLFIIGGITGVYLGSVALDYALRGTYFVVAHFHYVMVGGGVVALFGAFYYWYPKITGKMYDEGLGKAHFTLSVIGFTLLYFPMFMNYEMPRRIVTFTEPQWEFTNFLSTIGAFVFGLAQIIMLYNFYQSLKTGASAGPNPWNGSTLEWAVPSPPPQNDFDVIPRFSSDGTVNLPGLATFADGGTHTVSSAHAEHATMESHISHWPIGLSGAAFILIFGILGITLLPAASFIEGMLYLAILFMGFILGGLALYGFAKEKFISHEDPETEGWPFKSVARVRMGVWTFLASEVILFGTFIGAYIFIRAGTPDWPAIDTIFLIQHGAINTFILLTSSFTAVLALVYSKKESKAGLVGSLLATIFLGLWFLYNKATEWQELFHEGHTFDSGVVMSTYYVTTGAHGGHVIGGLVAMAILVGGALKGRHLGEHGSEAIHNYGLYWHIVDIIWIFLFPLFYLI
- a CDS encoding 50S ribosomal protein L11 gives rise to the protein MGEQKTISALVVGGEATAGPPLGPALGPLGVNVMMIIKEINEKTKDYSGMRVPVKINVDTSNKQFNVEVGVPTAAALIAKEAGVPKGSGTPKANLVGNLTMEQVVKIAKLKSDQSYAFTKRAGAKEVVGSCVSMGIKVENQDPREVLSQIDEGKWDKAFKE
- the rplJ gene encoding 50S ribosomal protein L10 — translated: MQAAKVYKPKKVAGIERVTRLAKKRKVIAVAKIGKVRAAQIMGLKKSFRSQLDIVVPKNTLTRIALSKMKIPNIDELLKELRGQNALLFTDMDPFKLYLILQKGRVNLPARAGDIATDEIFIPAGNTGIPPGPVLSEFKEAKVPAKIETGSIFVTKDTIVAKPGDVISAPLAGLLSRLNLKPIKAGISINTAYMDSLLFHAKDIAIDPIAYQNELQMAYRSALGLAVERAYVTKESAPLIVGKAFRSAKALAVVAGYISKDTIGAVLADSEVKAIAVMDLAKKKGYS
- a CDS encoding 50S ribosomal protein L1, producing MITASNLTELVGKTRSSSEKKKFSQSVELFVTLKDIDAKKVDLNINEVVFLPNPLPKVAKVAVFAGGDLALKAQRAKADKVISSDELDKLAANKRQARKLAKEHDFFLAETALMAKIGKSLGQILGPRGKMPTPVPPNAPIDALISRYRTATRVKGRQQLSFATKIGEEGMPDAKIAENGLAVVGALEKKLPRGQGNMRSVLVKLSMSKPAKMLVTEAK
- the cyoE gene encoding protoheme IX farnesyltransferase, with protein sequence MLSLELATDYIRISKLKIVSLLDFVAIAALLVAAGSNISIETLAMPLVALFVAGTLSSAGAGAFNAYLDRDIDAMMARTMNRPIPLGRINPPIRALQFGVLMIGIAAAVSLSLLNFLSTIMILLGAFTYIVIYTIFLKRRTTWNIVLGGFAGSFAALAGWTAVRDSIGGEAILMALLIFLWTPSHFWSLAILTNRDYQNAGIPMLPAIVGERKASRYIVFNTLLLIPFSLLFYFLGYNGQLYLAITSIVGALLLVTNLRMLKEPSKENSWTAFKFSSPYLALVFTAMVLDTIFRF
- the coxB gene encoding cytochrome c oxidase subunit II, coding for MVSNTAEIFQGLFSLFTWLGILVGVVVITLFLVLILKYRDRGSQTPEPQDAPMLGKVPAERGHLKTVLISLTMSIIILTFLLNGTFGAIDTLNTPPAGTLNVQVDSFQWGWKFIYPNNYEDTILRVPKDEPVILKIVSPDVAHSFGILEFNIKMDAIPGRTNIIWFVAKETGEFNIACFEFCGVGHAYMKTKLIVMDPTEFQDWYSKAKPAEAEHQVREASRP